In Thermodesulfobacteriota bacterium, the sequence CCGAGGCAGACATCTAGACCGCCACCGCCTCTGACTATATCTGTGCCCTCTTGGCCGTCTATATCGTCCATTCCTCTTCCGCCTCTGGCTCTATCATCACCAAGACCAAGATCTACTATGTCCGCCCCAGCCCCGGCTCTAACTCTATCATTTCCCTGAGCAGAATCTACGCAATCATCCCCTCCAAATGCAAAAATTACATCATTTCCAGAGGTTCCACATATGATATCATCATCCTCCGTGCCGAAGAAAAATGTTCTATTCCCCATTTCTGTACCAATCAATATGGCATTAGGGTCTGAGCAGTCGCACTGCTCGCACGCATCACCTATGCCGTCTTGGTCAAAATCAATCTGTGAAGGATTTGAGTCGAATATACAGTTATCCGTATTATCCGGAACACCATCATTATCAAAATCCCCTTGAGCAAAAACCTGTGTTGGAAGAGCAAAAAATAGACAGACTAATACTAGGATAAAGCTATACTGGAAAAGATTTTTCATCTTGTTCCCTCCTTTAAGATATTGACCTACCGCCTGGTAGATATTGCCATTATATAACATATAGGAGTTTAATCCAAGTGAAATATTATTTAACTATAGGTAGTTAGGTTATATGCAAGTATTTTTCTTTACCCATTTCGTAAGATTTAATAGGAGGTGAATTTAAAATTCAAGGGGGTAGTTTTCCAGACAATTCTTAAGACTTGAGTTCTAGAGCTAGATCACATATACATAAAAAAAGGGGAGCAATGCTCCCCTTTATAAGTTTTGTTTTTTATATCAATTAAGCAGTAACTTGGCGTCTTCGAACAATAATAAATCCAACTGTTCCTAAAATGACTGCCATAGTTATCAGTCCCCATTCAGAGAGCGTTGGGACGTTCCTTGTTGCACCAGCTTCACCAAATCTGATATCCAATATGCCCATTGTTGCATCGATGTTGTTATCACTTAAAGAGATATTAGTAATAGCCTCTTGAGCAACAATGCCAATAAAACTATTGATTGACGAGGTTGCGTTTACATTTGTAGTTCCCAACAGCACATTTCCTGCTCCAAACACCTCTACAGTGATCGTGCTGTTACATCCTGCCACAAGACCAAAACATCCT encodes:
- a CDS encoding thrombospondin type 3 repeat-containing protein → MKNLFQYSFILVLVCLFFALPTQVFAQGDFDNDGVPDNTDNCIFDSNPSQIDFDQDGIGDACEQCDCSDPNAILIGTEMGNRTFFFGTEDDDIICGTSGNDVIFAFGGDDCVDSAQGNDRVRAGAGADIVDLGLGDDRARGGRGMDDIDGQEGTDIVRGGGGLDVCLGETTISCEE